One window from the genome of Dermacentor silvarum isolate Dsil-2018 chromosome 7, BIME_Dsil_1.4, whole genome shotgun sequence encodes:
- the LOC119458512 gene encoding histone H2B yields MPPQPSGKAVKKAGKAQKNVRATDKKKKKRRRKESFSIYIYKVLKQVHPDTGVSSKAMSIMNSFVNDIFERIAAESSRLAHYNKRSTITSREIQTAVRLLLPGELAKHAVSEGTKAVTKYTSSK; encoded by the coding sequence ATGCCTCCCCAGCCGAGCGGTAAGGCCGTGAAGAAGGCCGGCAAGGCGCAGAAGAATGTGCGCGCCAccgacaagaagaagaagaagcgccgcAGGAAGGAGAGCTTCTCCATCTACATCTACAAGGTGCTGAAGCAGGTGCACCCCGACACTGGAGTCTCCAGCAAGGCCATGTCCATCATGAACAGCTTCGTGAACGACATCTTCGAGCGCATCGCCGCCGAGTCGTCCCGTCTGGCTCACTACAACAAGCGCTCGACCATCACGAGCCgggagatccagactgccgtgcgtctgctgctgccgGGCGAGCTGGCCAAGCACGCCGTGTCCGAGGGCACCAAAGCCGTCACCAAGTACACCAGCTCCAAGTAG
- the LOC119458523 gene encoding LOW QUALITY PROTEIN: histone H3 (The sequence of the model RefSeq protein was modified relative to this genomic sequence to represent the inferred CDS: substituted 1 base at 1 genomic stop codon): protein MARTKQTARKSTGGKAPRKQLATKAARKSAPATGGVKKPHRYRPGTVALREIRRYQKSTELLIRKLPFQRLVREIAQDFKTDLRFQSSAVMALQEASEAYLVGLFEDTNLCAIHAKRVTIMPKDIQLARRIRGERAXVRPLSAPRSLASGKQHKTVLLRTTYMSASATGIRETTYSEPYPSRCGLSVCARLDGIYTYAEEARWCFARYASGEY from the coding sequence ATGGCCAGGACAAAGCAAACCGCCCGCAAGAGTACCGGCGGGAAGGCTCCGCGTAAGCAGCTTGCCACCAAGGCTGCTCGCAAGAGTGCACCTGCCACCGGCGGTGTCAAGAAGCCGCATCGTTATAGGCCGGGCACCGTGGCCCTGCGTGAAATCCGTCGTTACCAGAAGTCGACCGAGCTGCTGATCCGCAAGCTGCCGTTCCAGCGCCTGGTGAGGGAAATCGCGCAGGACTTCAAGACCGACCTGCGATTCCAGAGCTCGGCTGTGATGGCTCTTCAGGAGGCTAGCGAGGCCTACCTGGTCGGTCTCTTCGAGGACACCAACCTGTGCGCCATCCATGCCAAGCGCGTTACCATCATGCCCAAGGACATCCAGCTGGCCCGCCGCATCCGTGGCGAGCGTGCCTAAGTTCGACCGCTGTCTGCACCGCGCAGCCTTGCGTCAGGCAAGCAACACAAAACGGTCCTTCTCAGGACCACCTACATGTCTGCTTCGGCTACGGGAATACGCGAGACCACGTACTCCGAACCGTACCCCTCTCGGTGTGGTCTGTCTGTGTGTGCTCGGCTGGATGGGATATATACATATGCTGAGGAGGCGAGGTGGTGCTTCGCACGATACGCAAGTGGTGAGTACTGA
- the LOC119458515 gene encoding uncharacterized protein LOC119458515, translating into MSGRGKGGKGLGKGGAKRHRKVLRDNIQGITKPAIRRLARRGGVKRISGLIYEETRGVLKVFLENVIRDAVTYTEHAKRKTVTAMDVVYALKRQGRTLYVWTLPSPSSAMARTKQTARKSTGGKAPRKQLATKAARKSAPATGGVKKPHRYRPGTVALREIRRYQKSTELLIRKLPFQRLVREIAQDFKTDLRFQSSAVMALQEASEAYLVGLFEDTNLSATAEMSGRGKGGKGLGKGGAKRHRKVLRDNIQGITKPAIRRLARRGGVKRISGLIYEETRGVLKVFLENVIRDAVTYTEHAKRKTVTAMDVVYALKRQGRTLYGFGG; encoded by the exons atGTCTGGACGTGGCAAGGGCGGCAAGGGGCTCGGCAAGGGTGGCGCCAAGCGTCATCGCAAGGTCTTGCGTGACAACATCCAGGGCATCACCAAGCCTGCCATCCGTCGTCTCGCTCGCCGTGGTGGTGTCAAGCGCATCTCTGGCCTGATCTACGAGGAGACGCGCGGTGTCCTCAAGGTGTTCCTCGAGAACGTGATCCGGGATGCCGTCACCTACACTGAGCACGCCAAGCGCAAGACCGTCACAGCCATGGACGTCGTGTACGCTCTGAAGCGCCAGGGCCGCACCCTCTACG TTTGGACGCTCCCGTCTCCTTCTTCCGCTATGGCCAGGACAAAGCAAACCGCCCGCAAGAGTACCGGCGGGAAGGCTCCGCGTAAGCAGCTTGCCACCAAGGCTGCTCGCAAGAGTGCACCTGCCACCGGCGGTGTCAAGAAGCCGCATCGTTATAGGCCGGGCACCGTGGCCCTGCGTGAAATCCGTCGTTACCAGAAGTCGACCGAGCTGCTGATCCGCAAGCTGCCGTTCCAGCGCCTGGTGAGGGAAATCGCGCAGGACTTCAAGACCGACCTGCGATTCCAGAGCTCGGCTGTGATGGCTCTTCAGGAGGCTAGCGAGGCCTACCTGGTCGGTCTCTTCGAGGACACCAACCTGT cagcaacagccgaaatGTCTGGACGTGGCAAGGGCGGCAAGGGGCTCGGCAAGGGTGGCGCCAAGCGTCATCGCAAGGTCTTGCGTGACAACATCCAGGGCATCACCAAGCCTGCCATCCGTCGTCTCGCTCGCCGTGGTGGTGTCAAGCGCATCTCTGGCCTGATCTACGAGGAGACGCGCGGTGTCCTCAAGGTGTTCCTCGAGAACGTGATCCGGGATGCCGTCACCTACACTGAGCACGCCAAGCGCAAGACCGTCACAGCCATGGACGTCGTGTACGCTCTGAAGCGCCAGGGCCGCACCCTCTACGGTTTCGGAGGCTAA
- the LOC119458513 gene encoding histone H3, whose protein sequence is MARTKQTARKSTGGKAPRKQLATKAARKSAPATGGVKKPHRYRPGTVALREIRRYQKSTELLIRKLPFQRLVREIAQDFKTDLRFQSSAVMALQEASEAYLVGLFEDTNLCAIHAKRVTIMPKDIQLARRIRGERA, encoded by the coding sequence ATGGCCAGGACAAAGCAAACCGCCCGCAAGAGTACCGGCGGGAAGGCTCCGCGTAAGCAGCTTGCCACCAAGGCTGCTCGCAAGAGTGCACCTGCCACCGGCGGTGTCAAGAAGCCGCATCGTTATAGGCCGGGCACCGTGGCCCTGCGTGAAATCCGTCGTTACCAGAAGTCGACCGAGCTGCTGATCCGCAAGCTGCCGTTCCAGCGCCTGGTGAGGGAAATCGCGCAGGACTTCAAGACCGACCTGCGATTCCAGAGCTCGGCTGTGATGGCTCTTCAGGAGGCTAGCGAGGCCTACCTGGTCGGTCTCTTCGAGGACACCAACCTGTGCGCCATCCATGCCAAGCGCGTTACCATCATGCCCAAGGACATCCAGCTGGCCCGCCGCATCCGTGGCGAGCGTGCCTAA
- the LOC119459246 gene encoding histone H2A has protein sequence MSGRGKGGKAKGKSKTRSSRAGLQFPVGRIHRLLRKGNYAERVGAGAPVYLAAVLEYLAAEVLELAGNAARDNKKTRIIPRHLQLAIRNDEELNKLLSGVTIAQGGVLPNIQAVLLPKKTEKKA, from the coding sequence aTGTCCGGACGTGGCAAAGGAGGCAAGGCAAAGGGCAAGAGCAAGACCCGTTCCAGCCGTGCGGGTCTCCAGTTCCCCGTGGGCCGTATCCACCGTCTCCTGCGCAAGGGAAACTACGCTGAGCGCGTCGGAGCGGGCGCTCCCGTCTACCTCGCGGCCGTCCTCGAGTACCTGGCTGCCGAAGTGCTCGAGCTCGCCGGCAACGCGGCTCGCGACAACAAGAAGACCAGGATCATCCCCCGCCACCTGCAGCTGGCCATCCGCAACGACGAGGAGCTGAACAAGCTGCTCTCCGGCGTTACCATCGCGCAGGGCGGCGTGTTGCCCAACATCCAAGCCGTGCTTCTGCCCAAGAAGACCGAGAAGAAGGCGTAA